CTGTTGGCCCAGGCTCTGCATCTACACGGCCACCCTTTCTAGCCCCTCAGGGAGTCGACCTCGTCTATGTTCACCGTCCTGCGTGTGCGGAAGATGGCGAGCACTATGGCGAGCCCCACCGCGACCTCGGCGGCGGCTATGGCGATGACGAGCACCGCGTAGCTCGCCCCCGCCCCACCGGCCCCGGGCAGGAAGTCCGCAAAGGCCACCAACGTGAGGTTGACGGCGTTGATCATCAGCTCCACGCACATGAAGACGACCACCGCGTTGCGCCTTATGAGCGCGCCCCACGCCCCGATGGCGAACATGATCGCCGCCACCACCAGGTACCCCTCGAGGGGGACCTGGGCGTTGAGCTGGTCGAGAAACTGCTGCATCACCGGCTCGCCTCCTCCTCGTCCTTGCGCCGGCTGATGGCTATGGCCGCGACCAGCGCCACCAGCAGCAGCACCGAGGCCGCCTCGAAGAGCAGCGAGAAGATCTCCACCCCCTCGCCCGCCCCGAGCAGGCTCCTGCCCAGCACGGCGACCGACCGCGCCCCGTTGCCCGGCTCAGCACCCTCCCAGCTCTCACCGACCAGGATGTAGCACAGGAAGGCCCCCACCCCGGCGGCGGCGAAGAAGCCGGGCCAGATCTGGCGGTTTATGATCGTCCGGAAACGCCTGACCTGCGGCCGCTGGGTGAACATGATCCCGAAGAGGATCACCACGGTCACCGCCCCGACGTAGATGAGCACCTGGAACGCCGCCAGCGCCGGAGCGTTGAGCATCACGAAGAACCCGGCGATTCCCAGGAAGGCCCCGGACATGAACAGCGCCGAATGGACCACGCTCCGGCTCAGGACCACGCCCAGAGCCGACACGAGGGTCATCCCGGTCAGAAACGCGAAAGCTACCGTCAAGCCGTCCCTTCCCTCCTAGATCACCAGCATCGCCCCGGCCGTGACGAACAGCCAGGCGATGGTCACCGGCACCAGTATCTTCCACCCCAGATCCATGAGCTGGTCCATCCTGAGCCGGGGCAGGG
The Rubrobacter xylanophilus genome window above contains:
- a CDS encoding NADH-quinone oxidoreductase subunit J family protein; translated protein: MTVAFAFLTGMTLVSALGVVLSRSVVHSALFMSGAFLGIAGFFVMLNAPALAAFQVLIYVGAVTVVILFGIMFTQRPQVRRFRTIINRQIWPGFFAAAGVGAFLCYILVGESWEGAEPGNGARSVAVLGRSLLGAGEGVEIFSLLFEAASVLLLVALVAAIAISRRKDEEEASR
- the nuoK gene encoding NADH-quinone oxidoreductase subunit NuoK, whose protein sequence is MQQFLDQLNAQVPLEGYLVVAAIMFAIGAWGALIRRNAVVVFMCVELMINAVNLTLVAFADFLPGAGGAGASYAVLVIAIAAAEVAVGLAIVLAIFRTRRTVNIDEVDSLRG